In one Sphingomonas sanguinis genomic region, the following are encoded:
- the purE gene encoding 5-(carboxyamino)imidazole ribonucleotide mutase, producing the protein MGSTSDWETMRHAAETLEALGVPHETRVVSAHRTPQRLYDYATTAADRGIKVIIAGAGGAAHLPGMAASMTHLPVLGVPVESKALKGMDSLLSIVQMPGGIPVGTLAIGKAGAINAGLLAASILSLSDEGLTERLKDWRQRQTDSVANDPQG; encoded by the coding sequence ATGGGGTCCACTTCGGACTGGGAAACCATGCGGCACGCCGCCGAGACGCTCGAGGCGCTGGGCGTGCCCCACGAAACCCGCGTCGTCTCCGCACATCGCACGCCGCAGCGTCTGTACGACTATGCGACCACCGCCGCCGATCGCGGGATCAAGGTCATCATCGCGGGCGCGGGCGGTGCGGCGCATCTGCCGGGCATGGCCGCCTCGATGACGCATCTGCCCGTGCTGGGCGTGCCGGTCGAATCCAAGGCATTGAAGGGCATGGATAGCCTGCTCTCGATCGTCCAGATGCCCGGCGGAATCCCCGTCGGCACGCTGGCCATCGGCAAGGCGGGGGCGATCAATGCAGGCCTGCTCGCCGCCTCGATCCTGTCGCTGTCGGACGAGGGCCTCACCGAGCGTCTGAAGGACTGGCGCCAGCGTCAGACCGACAGCGTCGCCAACGATCCGCAAGGGTAA
- the gpmA gene encoding 2,3-diphosphoglycerate-dependent phosphoglycerate mutase yields the protein MPQLVLIRHGQSAWNLENRFTGWWDVDVTAQGAAEARAAGAMMAEKGLDFDLTFTSLQTRAIKTLNLALETMGRLWLPTEKHWRLNERHYGGLTGLDKAETAAKHGDEQVKIWRRSFDVPPPPAEAGGEYDVSSDIRYKGIDVPQTESLKDTIARVLPYWDERIAPALRDGNRVLISAHGNSLRALVKHLSNIPDDEITGLEIPTAQPIVYELANDLTPTDRYYLSER from the coding sequence ATGCCCCAGCTCGTCCTGATCCGCCACGGCCAGTCCGCCTGGAACCTCGAGAATCGCTTTACCGGCTGGTGGGATGTCGACGTGACCGCGCAGGGCGCCGCCGAGGCGCGCGCGGCGGGCGCGATGATGGCGGAGAAGGGCCTCGACTTCGACCTGACCTTCACCAGCCTCCAGACCCGCGCGATCAAGACGCTGAACCTGGCGCTGGAGACGATGGGCCGCCTCTGGCTGCCGACGGAGAAGCACTGGCGGCTGAACGAGCGGCATTATGGCGGGCTGACCGGCCTCGACAAGGCCGAGACGGCGGCCAAGCATGGCGACGAGCAGGTGAAGATCTGGCGCCGCAGCTTCGACGTGCCCCCGCCCCCGGCCGAGGCGGGCGGCGAGTATGACGTGTCGAGCGACATCCGCTACAAGGGCATCGACGTTCCCCAGACCGAGAGCCTGAAGGACACGATCGCGCGCGTGCTGCCCTATTGGGACGAGCGCATCGCCCCGGCTCTGCGCGACGGCAACCGCGTGCTCATCTCGGCGCACGGCAACTCGCTGCGCGCGCTGGTCAAGCATCTGTCGAACATCCCGGACGACGAGATCACCGGTCTCGAGATCCCGACTGCCCAGCCGATCGTCTATGAACTGGCCAACGACCTGACGCCGACCGACCGCTATTATCTGTCGGAGCGGTGA
- a CDS encoding DUF1272 domain-containing protein, with the protein MLEMRPDCERCGADLPPSQGGAFICSLETTFCAECADELDEICPDCGGELLDRPTRMGRVLKANPASTQSRFRG; encoded by the coding sequence ATGCTGGAGATGCGCCCCGATTGCGAGCGCTGCGGCGCGGACCTGCCCCCGAGCCAGGGCGGCGCGTTCATCTGCTCGCTGGAGACGACCTTCTGCGCCGAATGCGCCGACGAGCTGGACGAGATCTGTCCCGATTGCGGCGGCGAACTGCTCGACCGACCGACACGGATGGGCCGCGTGCTGAAGGCCAACCCTGCGTCCACGCAAAGCCGTTTCCGCGGCTGA
- the glmM gene encoding phosphoglucosamine mutase, translating to MARKYFGTDGIRGATNGAVMTAEMAMKVGMAAGAYFQRGDHRHRVVIGKDTRLSGYMLESALVAGFTSVGMDVVMLGPLPTPAVAMLTHSMRADIGVMISASHNPFADNGIKLFGPDGYKLSDEAEEAIEDLIEQNVPLVPSGKIGRARRVDDAAGRYIHFAKSTFPQNLRLDGLRVVIDCANGAAYKVAPAALWELGADVVAIGVTPNGTNINDGVGSTAPQTLAETVVASGADIGIALDGDADRLIIVDETGAVVDGDQLMAMIATSYAREGRLAGGGLVATVMSNLGLERHLAAQGLGLIRTKVGDRHVLEAMRTRGYNVGGEQSGHIILSDYARTGDGLVAALQVLAELKRAGAPASEVLHRFDPLPQLLKNVRFAGGKPLEHEKVQGVIAAAEAELAGRGRLVIRPSGTEPVIRVMAEGEDKRQVETLVDRICDVVREVAA from the coding sequence ATGGCAAGAAAATATTTCGGCACTGATGGCATTCGCGGCGCGACCAACGGCGCGGTCATGACGGCCGAGATGGCGATGAAGGTCGGCATGGCCGCCGGTGCCTATTTCCAGCGCGGCGATCACCGCCACCGCGTCGTCATCGGCAAGGACACCCGCTTGTCGGGCTATATGCTCGAATCGGCGCTGGTCGCTGGCTTTACCAGCGTCGGCATGGATGTGGTCATGCTCGGCCCGCTGCCGACGCCCGCGGTCGCGATGCTGACCCATTCGATGCGCGCCGATATCGGTGTGATGATCTCGGCCAGCCATAATCCCTTCGCCGACAACGGCATCAAGCTGTTCGGCCCGGACGGCTACAAGCTGTCCGACGAGGCCGAGGAAGCGATCGAGGACCTGATCGAGCAGAATGTCCCGCTGGTCCCCTCGGGCAAGATCGGCCGCGCGCGCCGGGTGGACGACGCCGCCGGGCGCTATATCCACTTCGCCAAGTCCACCTTCCCGCAAAACCTGCGTCTGGACGGGCTGCGCGTCGTGATCGACTGCGCAAATGGGGCAGCATACAAGGTCGCGCCCGCCGCCTTGTGGGAACTGGGTGCGGATGTGGTCGCGATCGGCGTGACGCCCAACGGCACCAACATCAATGACGGCGTCGGCTCGACCGCGCCGCAGACGCTGGCCGAGACGGTGGTGGCCAGCGGCGCGGACATCGGCATCGCGCTGGACGGCGACGCCGACCGGCTGATCATCGTCGACGAGACCGGCGCGGTGGTCGATGGCGACCAGCTGATGGCGATGATCGCGACCAGCTATGCCCGTGAGGGACGGCTGGCGGGCGGTGGCCTGGTCGCCACCGTCATGTCCAATCTGGGGCTGGAGCGGCATCTCGCCGCACAGGGCCTCGGCCTGATCCGCACCAAGGTCGGCGACCGCCATGTGCTCGAGGCGATGCGCACGCGCGGCTATAATGTCGGAGGCGAGCAGTCGGGGCATATCATCCTGTCCGACTATGCCCGTACCGGCGACGGGCTGGTCGCCGCGCTCCAGGTGCTGGCCGAGCTGAAGCGCGCGGGCGCGCCCGCCAGCGAGGTGCTGCACCGCTTCGACCCGCTGCCCCAGTTGCTCAAGAATGTCCGCTTCGCGGGCGGCAAGCCGCTGGAGCATGAGAAGGTCCAGGGCGTCATCGCCGCCGCCGAGGCCGAGCTGGCCGGGCGCGGCCGCCTGGTCATCCGCCCGTCGGGCACCGAGCCCGTCATCCGCGTGATGGCGGAGGGCGAGGACAAACGTCAGGTCGAAACCCTTGTCGACCGCATCTGCGACGTGGTGCGCGAGGTGGCCGCCTGA
- a CDS encoding dicarboxylate/amino acid:cation symporter — protein MSRATLILLCLAAGLLIGVGAATLAPAMAAGAVFVARPVGTLWLNGLQMTVIPLVVTLLITGVASTAQAAQAGRIAGRAIVTFLVLVTLTATMAALVTPALLHLLPIPREAAAALKAALGHAEPVAPPPPIAEFVTGIVPTNIFAAATNNALLSLILFTLAFAFAITRIEGEGRAMLLQFFTAIRDAMLVLIGWVLWLAPLGVFALAFVVGATAGGGAFGALAHYITIIASIGVIVMLMAYGVAMLAARVPLSRFARALAPAQAVAISTQSSLASLPAMIEGTKTLRIAPATAGLVLPMAVAMFRGTQPAMNVAVALYIADWFGIVPGMASVAAAVVVAILCSLGSASLPSQITFFASIAPVCVALGVPAAPLGLLIAVETIPDIFRTLGNVSMDLAATATVSRGSRTIDEDVS, from the coding sequence ATGTCGCGCGCGACCCTGATCCTTCTTTGCCTTGCCGCCGGTCTGCTGATCGGCGTGGGGGCGGCGACGCTCGCCCCCGCGATGGCGGCGGGCGCGGTGTTCGTCGCGCGGCCGGTCGGGACCTTGTGGCTGAACGGATTGCAGATGACGGTTATCCCGCTGGTCGTCACGCTCCTCATCACCGGCGTCGCCTCGACCGCGCAGGCCGCACAGGCGGGGCGGATCGCGGGGCGGGCGATCGTGACCTTTCTGGTGCTGGTCACGCTGACCGCGACGATGGCGGCGCTGGTCACGCCAGCCCTGCTGCACCTGTTGCCCATCCCGCGCGAGGCGGCCGCCGCGCTGAAGGCGGCGCTGGGCCATGCCGAGCCGGTCGCGCCGCCGCCGCCGATCGCCGAGTTCGTGACTGGCATCGTGCCGACCAACATCTTCGCTGCCGCCACCAACAATGCGCTGCTGTCGCTGATTCTATTCACCCTGGCCTTCGCCTTTGCGATCACCCGGATCGAGGGTGAGGGGCGGGCGATGCTGCTGCAATTCTTCACCGCGATCCGCGATGCGATGCTGGTGCTGATCGGATGGGTGTTGTGGCTGGCACCTCTGGGCGTCTTCGCGCTGGCCTTTGTCGTGGGCGCGACGGCGGGGGGCGGGGCGTTCGGGGCGCTGGCGCATTACATCACGATCATCGCCAGTATCGGCGTCATCGTGATGCTGATGGCGTACGGCGTGGCGATGCTGGCGGCGCGGGTGCCGCTGTCGCGATTCGCCCGCGCGCTGGCCCCGGCCCAGGCGGTCGCCATCTCGACCCAGAGCTCGCTCGCCAGCCTGCCCGCGATGATCGAGGGGACGAAGACGCTACGCATCGCACCGGCGACCGCAGGCCTCGTCCTGCCGATGGCGGTGGCGATGTTCCGGGGGACCCAGCCCGCGATGAACGTCGCGGTGGCGCTCTATATCGCCGACTGGTTCGGGATCGTGCCCGGCATGGCCTCAGTCGCCGCCGCCGTGGTGGTCGCGATCCTGTGTTCGCTCGGCTCGGCCAGCCTGCCGTCGCAGATCACCTTCTTCGCCTCGATCGCGCCGGTCTGCGTCGCGTTGGGGGTGCCCGCCGCGCCCTTGGGGCTGTTGATCGCAGTGGAGACGATTCCCGACATCTTCCGGACGCTGGGCAATGTCAGCATGGACCTTGCCGCCACCGCGACCGTTTCCCGGGGCAGCCGCACCATCGACGAGGACGTCTCATGA
- a CDS encoding aldo/keto reductase, with amino-acid sequence MKYRTLGPDFEVSALGLGCMPMAGVGRNMYGEADEAESIATIHRAIELGVTLFDTAEIYGPLVNEELVGRAIRGKRDAVVIATKFGFRYDENGMTGVDSTPANVQRACEGSLKRLGVETIDLFYQHRVDPNVPIEETVGAMGRLVEQGKVRRLGLSEASAETIRRAAAVHPIAAVQSEYSLWERDVEADILPVVRELGIGFVPYSPLGRGFLTGQITAREDLPEGDYRRNDPRYSEENFDRNMQVVEVVKSIAAAHEASVAQVALAWLLAQGDDIVPIPGSKRRVTLEDSMKAADLTLSAEELAKLDAASPRGGTAGPRYGEKAMAMTRL; translated from the coding sequence ATGAAGTATCGCACGCTCGGCCCCGATTTCGAGGTTTCCGCGCTCGGCCTGGGCTGTATGCCGATGGCCGGTGTCGGCCGGAACATGTATGGCGAGGCGGACGAGGCGGAGAGCATCGCGACCATCCACCGCGCGATCGAGCTGGGCGTGACCCTGTTCGACACCGCCGAAATCTATGGTCCGCTGGTCAATGAGGAGCTGGTCGGCCGCGCCATTCGCGGCAAGCGCGACGCGGTGGTCATCGCGACCAAGTTCGGCTTCCGCTATGACGAGAACGGCATGACCGGCGTGGACTCCACCCCGGCCAATGTCCAGCGCGCGTGCGAGGGTTCGCTCAAGCGGCTGGGCGTCGAGACGATCGATCTGTTCTATCAGCACCGGGTCGACCCCAACGTCCCGATCGAGGAAACGGTCGGCGCGATGGGCCGCTTGGTCGAGCAGGGCAAGGTGCGTCGGCTGGGCCTGTCCGAGGCGAGCGCCGAGACGATCCGCCGCGCCGCCGCTGTCCATCCGATCGCGGCGGTCCAGTCCGAATATTCGCTGTGGGAGCGCGATGTCGAAGCGGACATCCTGCCCGTGGTACGCGAACTGGGCATCGGCTTCGTGCCGTACAGCCCGCTGGGGCGCGGGTTCCTGACCGGGCAGATCACCGCCCGCGAGGACCTGCCGGAGGGGGATTATCGCCGCAACGACCCGCGCTATTCGGAAGAGAATTTCGACCGCAACATGCAGGTCGTCGAGGTGGTGAAGAGCATCGCCGCCGCGCATGAGGCCAGCGTGGCGCAGGTGGCGCTGGCGTGGCTGCTGGCGCAAGGGGACGACATCGTGCCGATCCCCGGTTCCAAGCGGCGCGTGACGCTGGAGGATTCGATGAAGGCGGCGGATTTGACGCTGTCGGCGGAGGAACTCGCCAAGCTCGACGCGGCATCCCCGCGCGGCGGCACGGCCGGGCCGCGTTACGGCGAGAAGGCGATGGCGATGACGCGGCTGTAA
- a CDS encoding peptide MFS transporter: MATAYEAAARGKTVLGHPRGLFLLFFTEMWERFSYYGMRAILVFYLTKHFLFADEPAFGTYAAYTSLVYVTPVIGGYLADRYLGARRAVLAGGLFIAFGHILIAIMEGPQGATGAYLEGFYLALASIVIGTGFLKANISVLVGQLYARDDMRRDPAFSIFYMGINAGGALGPIVCGVLGETVGWAYGFGAAGVGMLLGLVAFIALKRELYGAGEAPSLPALRAPVVAGLSREWLIYLGAIVATLSVWQLIQHQDAVGTLLVVFAAATVIFILWRAVFQLPKVDRDRIFAALFLIALCPLFWALFEQAGSSLNLYTDRSVDRTLLGWTIPASAFQSVNSIFIILLAPLFAALWTVLGKRGWEPSAPFKFGIGLVGVGAGFMVLVAGAAAYAGMPTPVIFVILVYLIHTMAELCFSPVGLAAMTRLSLPSMTGLMMGTWFLATAAGNFIAGLIAQATGGEGAGPEKVLDVYTRIGWFSIGIGVVVLVVSPFIAKLMHLDLLKAEAALAGDKELAEPAAGVDTRLEQKPH, from the coding sequence ATGGCGACTGCGTATGAGGCCGCCGCGCGCGGCAAAACGGTTTTGGGGCATCCCCGAGGCCTATTCCTGTTGTTCTTCACCGAGATGTGGGAGCGTTTTTCCTATTACGGAATGCGCGCCATCCTGGTCTTCTACCTGACCAAGCATTTCCTGTTCGCCGATGAACCGGCCTTCGGCACCTATGCCGCCTATACCTCGCTGGTCTATGTGACGCCGGTCATCGGCGGCTATCTCGCCGACCGTTATCTGGGGGCGAGACGCGCGGTGCTGGCGGGAGGCCTGTTCATCGCCTTCGGCCATATCCTGATCGCGATCATGGAGGGGCCGCAGGGCGCGACGGGGGCCTATCTAGAGGGCTTCTACCTGGCCCTCGCCTCGATCGTGATCGGCACCGGCTTCCTGAAGGCCAATATCTCGGTGCTGGTGGGACAGCTTTATGCGCGTGACGACATGCGCCGCGATCCTGCCTTCTCGATCTTCTACATGGGCATCAATGCGGGCGGCGCGCTGGGGCCGATCGTCTGCGGCGTGCTGGGCGAGACGGTGGGCTGGGCCTATGGCTTCGGCGCGGCGGGTGTCGGCATGTTGCTGGGCCTGGTCGCCTTCATCGCCCTGAAGCGCGAGCTGTACGGCGCGGGCGAAGCCCCCTCGCTGCCTGCGCTGCGGGCGCCGGTCGTGGCGGGCCTGTCGCGTGAATGGCTGATCTATCTGGGCGCGATCGTCGCGACGCTGAGTGTGTGGCAGCTGATCCAGCATCAGGATGCGGTCGGTACGCTGCTGGTCGTCTTCGCTGCCGCCACCGTGATCTTCATCCTGTGGCGCGCGGTGTTCCAGCTTCCCAAGGTCGACCGCGATCGCATCTTCGCCGCCCTCTTCCTGATCGCGCTCTGCCCGCTCTTCTGGGCGCTGTTCGAGCAGGCGGGGTCGTCGCTGAACCTCTATACCGATCGCTCGGTCGACCGGACGCTGCTGGGCTGGACCATCCCCGCCTCGGCCTTCCAGTCGGTCAACTCGATCTTCATCATCCTGCTTGCCCCGCTGTTCGCGGCGCTGTGGACGGTGCTGGGCAAGCGCGGGTGGGAGCCGAGCGCGCCGTTCAAGTTCGGCATCGGCCTGGTCGGCGTGGGCGCGGGCTTCATGGTGCTGGTCGCCGGTGCGGCCGCCTATGCGGGCATGCCGACGCCGGTGATCTTCGTCATCCTCGTCTATCTGATCCACACCATGGCCGAGCTGTGTTTCTCGCCGGTCGGTCTGGCGGCAATGACGCGGCTGTCGCTGCCTAGCATGACGGGTCTCATGATGGGCACCTGGTTCCTGGCGACGGCGGCGGGCAACTTCATCGCCGGGCTGATCGCGCAGGCGACCGGCGGCGAGGGCGCGGGGCCGGAAAAAGTGCTCGACGTCTACACCCGGATCGGCTGGTTCTCGATCGGGATCGGCGTGGTCGTGCTGGTCGTGTCGCCGTTCATCGCCAAGCTGATGCATCTCGACCTGCTGAAGGCCGAAGCCGCGCTGGCGGGGGACAAGGAACTGGCCGAACCGGCGGCGGGGGTCGATACGCGGCTGGAGCAAAAGCCGCATTGA
- a CDS encoding nitroreductase family protein — MTDIAFNDRSTPLSLLATRRSGKPRDLIAPGPQPEELAQMLTIAARTPDHGKLAPWRFVIVPTEARAKLAEVITAAYRAERPQAGATEIAALEQFAHQAPELVVVLSSPRTDSHIPLWEQELSAGAACMNLLHAAHAMGYAGGWLTGWPAFSDAVRDAFGAAPERIVGFVFIGTPGRPLDERPRPDMDRIVSTWHG, encoded by the coding sequence ATGACCGACATCGCTTTCAACGACCGCTCGACCCCCCTTTCGCTGCTGGCGACCCGCCGTTCGGGCAAGCCGCGCGACCTGATCGCGCCGGGGCCGCAGCCGGAGGAGCTGGCACAGATGCTGACCATCGCGGCGCGCACGCCCGATCATGGCAAGCTGGCCCCCTGGCGCTTCGTGATCGTACCGACGGAGGCCCGCGCGAAGCTGGCCGAGGTCATCACCGCCGCCTACCGCGCCGAACGGCCGCAGGCGGGCGCGACCGAGATCGCCGCGCTGGAACAGTTCGCGCACCAGGCGCCCGAGCTGGTCGTCGTCCTGTCCAGCCCCCGCACCGACAGCCATATTCCGCTGTGGGAACAGGAATTGTCGGCGGGAGCGGCGTGCATGAACCTGCTCCATGCCGCCCATGCCATGGGCTATGCCGGGGGCTGGCTGACCGGCTGGCCCGCCTTTTCGGACGCGGTGCGCGATGCGTTCGGCGCCGCGCCCGAGCGGATCGTCGGCTTCGTCTTCATCGGCACGCCCGGCCGCCCGCTCGACGAGCGGCCGCGTCCCGACATGGACCGGATCGTCTCGACCTGGCACGGATGA
- a CDS encoding GntR family transcriptional regulator, with translation MTALSGDDSPVYIRLRGTIAAGILNGTYRTGDQLPSVRALAAEQGANPLTVAKAYQSFQDDGYVEVRRGVGMFVMPGAVDRLRAAERQSFLSVQWPRIRDHIELLGLDPADLLNAERV, from the coding sequence ATGACAGCTCTTAGCGGCGACGACAGCCCGGTTTACATCCGCCTGCGCGGCACGATCGCGGCGGGCATTCTCAACGGAACCTACCGCACGGGGGACCAGCTTCCCTCGGTGCGCGCGCTGGCCGCCGAACAGGGCGCGAACCCGCTGACCGTCGCCAAGGCCTATCAGAGCTTTCAGGACGACGGTTATGTCGAGGTGCGGCGCGGTGTCGGCATGTTCGTGATGCCCGGCGCGGTCGACCGGCTGCGCGCGGCGGAGCGGCAGAGCTTCCTGTCGGTGCAGTGGCCGCGCATCCGCGACCATATCGAACTGCTGGGCCTCGACCCCGCCGACCTGCTCAACGCCGAGCGCGTCTGA
- a CDS encoding PepSY-associated TM helix domain-containing protein: MAGITLRDTGVRVHRWLGLAIGLIAIALALSGAILAGAPMLERIATPARFRVSGEQRQPASRYVDAAYRRLRPGERIAALSLEQGSSPVVVTLDRASDRAQRLLFLDPPTGRVLASAWKDGGVIGAARRLHDGLFLSGLGRWIVGLGGVGLILSCLTGLWTQATRERPKASAKRKPNETGWTLAHRRVGLWSALPVLAMTATGLALVPTSGAKTSPAPPPVPRASLSVDRVVASASGWTHGTLRSIDWPTERSPDWTLHFEGSEPSIVKVADDSAKALAAPGHAEPVVLSWVRQFHGGQGMPWIWWPLAALTGLLAVWVAATGLIAWGRRPKVRRARR, from the coding sequence GTGGCCGGAATTACCCTTCGCGATACGGGAGTGCGGGTCCATCGCTGGCTGGGGCTGGCGATCGGGCTGATCGCGATCGCCTTGGCCCTGTCCGGCGCGATTCTTGCTGGTGCGCCGATGCTCGAGCGGATCGCCACCCCCGCCCGCTTCCGGGTGAGCGGTGAGCAGCGCCAGCCTGCCTCTCGTTATGTCGACGCCGCCTATCGCCGCCTGCGCCCCGGCGAACGGATCGCCGCGCTGTCGCTGGAGCAGGGATCTTCGCCGGTCGTCGTGACGCTCGACCGAGCCAGCGACCGCGCGCAGCGGCTGCTGTTTCTCGACCCGCCGACCGGACGGGTACTGGCGAGCGCATGGAAGGATGGCGGCGTCATCGGTGCGGCGCGGCGGCTGCATGACGGGCTGTTCCTGTCGGGCCTGGGCCGGTGGATCGTCGGGCTGGGCGGGGTCGGGCTGATTCTCTCCTGCCTGACCGGCCTCTGGACACAGGCGACGCGCGAGCGGCCCAAGGCCTCCGCCAAGCGCAAACCCAACGAAACAGGGTGGACGCTGGCGCACCGCCGCGTCGGGCTATGGTCGGCGCTTCCGGTTCTGGCGATGACCGCGACCGGCCTGGCGCTGGTCCCGACGTCGGGCGCAAAGACCAGCCCCGCCCCGCCGCCGGTCCCCCGCGCCTCCCTGTCCGTGGACCGGGTCGTCGCCAGCGCGAGCGGCTGGACGCATGGAACGCTGCGCTCGATCGACTGGCCGACCGAGCGTTCGCCCGACTGGACGCTGCATTTCGAGGGTAGCGAACCGAGCATCGTCAAGGTCGCCGACGACAGCGCCAAGGCGCTCGCCGCGCCCGGTCATGCGGAACCGGTGGTGCTGTCCTGGGTCCGCCAGTTCCATGGCGGACAGGGCATGCCCTGGATCTGGTGGCCGCTCGCCGCGCTGACCGGATTGCTCGCCGTCTGGGTCGCGGCGACCGGGCTAATCGCCTGGGGTCGCCGCCCGAAGGTCAGACGCGCTCGGCGTTGA
- a CDS encoding ribbon-helix-helix domain-containing protein: MSRIAAPAEGFVGPVKRSITIAGHQTSISLEPVFWTALEEAAVAHGLPLSALVAEIDALRIGADDPPNLASAIRSWLFLRR, encoded by the coding sequence ATGAGCCGGATCGCGGCCCCGGCGGAAGGATTCGTCGGTCCGGTCAAACGCTCGATCACCATCGCCGGGCACCAGACCTCGATCAGTCTGGAACCGGTCTTCTGGACCGCGCTGGAAGAGGCCGCGGTGGCGCACGGCCTACCGCTGTCGGCGCTGGTCGCGGAGATCGACGCGTTGCGGATCGGGGCGGACGACCCGCCCAATCTAGCGAGTGCGATCCGGTCGTGGTTGTTCCTGCGGCGGTGA
- the cobT gene encoding cobaltochelatase subunit CobT yields the protein MGNETPLDRFKAVLGGTARTIAQEPEVELAFTADAPTSSGKHIRVPMPGRALPAEQVAEARGFADAFALRLKLHDTALHAKAAPVEAVARAVYDAVETARIEALGARGYAGIGDNLAHALDVRLRSDPLTRARNRDEVPLSTALGLLLRERMTGRPSPAETAPALALVRDWLEGATNLDSLAGAMDDQKAFQALTAKMLADLELAEPPAEPDQADEGGDDQEGEDEQQQDESEEDNDEQGQGEGEVEARAEKRDSDSEDGESQEQSQDSLDDLDGEPGEDGDEGSQPTRPNRPLNDLASQFDYKPWTTQYDEVIAAGELCDADELARLRGYLDQQLAHLQSAVSKLANRLQRRLMAQQSRSWDFDQEEGILDAARLARVVVNPGQSLSYKIERDTDFRDTVVTLLIDNSGSMRGRPIGIAAISADILARTLERCGVKTEILGFTTRAWKGGQSRETWLAAGRPPQPGRLNDIRHIVYKQADEPWRRARNNLGLMMREGLLKENIDGEALMWAHSRLIARPEERRILMVISDGAPVDDSTLSVNSGSYLERHLRQVIGWIESKSPVELIAIGIGHDVTRYYARAVTIMDAEQLGGTIIEQLASLFDTE from the coding sequence TTGGGCAACGAAACCCCTCTCGACCGGTTCAAGGCGGTCCTCGGCGGCACGGCGCGCACCATCGCGCAGGAGCCGGAGGTCGAACTCGCCTTCACCGCCGATGCGCCGACCTCCTCGGGCAAGCATATCCGCGTGCCCATGCCCGGCCGCGCACTGCCCGCCGAACAGGTGGCCGAGGCGCGCGGGTTCGCCGACGCCTTCGCGCTGCGGCTGAAGCTGCACGACACCGCGCTTCACGCCAAGGCCGCCCCGGTCGAGGCGGTGGCGCGCGCGGTCTATGACGCGGTCGAGACGGCGCGGATCGAGGCGCTGGGTGCGCGGGGCTATGCGGGGATCGGCGACAATCTCGCCCATGCGCTGGACGTCCGGTTGCGCTCCGACCCGCTGACCCGTGCGCGCAACCGCGACGAGGTACCCTTGTCGACCGCGCTGGGGCTCCTCTTGCGGGAACGGATGACCGGGCGGCCTTCGCCTGCCGAAACCGCGCCCGCCTTGGCGCTCGTCCGCGACTGGCTGGAGGGGGCGACCAACCTCGATTCGCTGGCGGGCGCGATGGACGATCAGAAGGCGTTCCAGGCGCTGACCGCCAAGATGCTCGCCGATCTCGAACTCGCCGAGCCGCCCGCCGAGCCCGATCAGGCCGATGAAGGCGGCGACGATCAGGAAGGCGAGGACGAACAGCAGCAGGACGAGAGCGAAGAGGATAACGACGAACAGGGCCAGGGCGAAGGCGAGGTCGAGGCCCGCGCCGAAAAGCGCGACTCCGACAGCGAGGACGGCGAATCGCAGGAGCAGAGCCAGGACTCGCTCGACGATCTCGACGGCGAACCCGGCGAGGATGGTGACGAAGGCAGCCAGCCGACCCGCCCCAACCGCCCGCTCAACGATCTGGCGTCGCAATTCGACTATAAGCCTTGGACCACCCAATATGACGAGGTGATCGCGGCGGGCGAACTGTGCGACGCCGACGAACTGGCGCGGCTTCGCGGCTATCTCGACCAGCAGCTGGCGCATCTGCAATCGGCGGTGTCGAAGCTCGCCAACCGCTTGCAACGCCGGTTGATGGCACAACAGTCGCGGTCCTGGGATTTCGACCAGGAAGAAGGCATTCTCGACGCCGCGCGCCTCGCCCGCGTTGTGGTCAATCCTGGCCAGTCGCTGTCCTACAAGATCGAGCGCGACACCGATTTCCGCGATACGGTCGTCACCCTGCTGATCGACAATTCCGGGTCGATGCGCGGGCGGCCGATCGGCATCGCCGCCATCTCCGCCGACATCCTCGCGCGCACGCTGGAGCGCTGCGGGGTGAAGACTGAGATTCTCGGCTTCACCACTCGTGCCTGGAAGGGCGGACAGAGTCGCGAGACCTGGCTGGCGGCCGGTCGTCCGCCGCAGCCTGGGCGGCTGAACGACATCCGCCACATCGTCTACAAACAGGCCGACGAGCCGTGGCGGCGCGCGCGCAACAATCTCGGCCTGATGATGCGTGAGGGGCTGCTCAAGGAGAATATCGACGGCGAGGCGCTGATGTGGGCGCATAGCCGCTTGATCGCGCGGCCCGAGGAGCGGCGCATCCTGATGGTCATCTCCGACGGTGCGCCGGTCGACGATTCGACGCTGTCGGTCAATTCGGGCAGCTATCTGGAGCGGCATTTGCGCCAGGTCATCGGCTGGATCGAGAGCAAGAGCCCGGTCGAGCTGATCGCGATCGGCATCGGCCATGACGTGACCCGCTATTATGCGCGCGCGGTGACGATCATGGATGCCGAGCAGCTGGGCGGCACGATCATCGAGCAGCTGGCCAGCCTGTTCGACACCGAATGA